The Thermococcus sp. genome segment CGAGTATATCAACTATGCCGTGCCGTATCTGTTTCTCACGGAACAGAGGTCTAAACCCGGGTTCTATCAGTTCCGGACTTCCAAATATCATCTCGGCCATCTCGGATTCACTCCCGGTAAGAGAAAGCTCCTCGTAATCCTCTGCCCGAAACGCGGAGACCATATACACGTCTTCAAGTTCAACTTCCAGGATTTCACGCGGTTTTTTACGTACAGAAACCAGAATGGGGTCCTCCCGGAGTTCAAGACGGACCCGACTTCCAGGCGGTTGCCAGTTCACGGGTTCCCGCTTCTTGGCCTGATGGATGAGAAACGAACCGTCCGGCTTTATAAGTATCACCCGGTCCCCCGAGCCAAGTTCACTCTTTGCTCGACCATCGTAGTGCACCCTGCAGCGGGCGAAGATCGTGAGCACATCCCCCTCCAAAAGGGCCGAGTCCACGATGTTCACGAGTTCTTCTGTGGAAGGGTTTGTTGAAACCAGGACTTTTTCCCCGGACATGGGGGAAAATTGGAGGGGGTGTTAAAAAGTTTAATCCTCTGCCCCCTTCTCCGTGATCCGGAATATCGCCTCGCCTTCGGGAAGATGGGGGCTGTCTATGAGCCTGGCCACGCGCTTGCCGGCCTTGCCTTTCCTCAGGTAAATCCTAAGCGTCGCGCTGTGGGCCAGGATGTGGCCGCCTACTGGCCTCGTCGGGTCGCCGAAGAAGGCATCGGGCTTGGCCTGAACCTGGTTTGTGACGAAGACCGCTATATCGTAGAGGTCCGCTATCCTGTGCAGGTCCGAGAGGTGTTTGGCCAGCTTCTGCTGCCGCTCTGCAAGGGTTCCCCTGCCGACATACTCGCTCCTGAAGTGGGCCATGAGAGAATCCACTATTAGGAGTTTAACCGGCCTATCGGTCTCGGCCTTCTCTTTGATTATCTCCTCAGCCCTCTCGATGAGGAGCATCTGGTGGTTGCTGTTGAAGGCTCTGGCAACGTAGATGTTCTTGAGCACCTCGTCCGGGTCGAGACCACGGTTCTCGGCGATCTGTCTTATTCTTTCGGGTCGGAAGGTGTTTTCGGTGTCTATCCAAACGACAGAGCCGTGAAGACCACCTTCCTCGTGCGGGAGCTGAACCATCACCGCCAGGGTATGAGCGAGCTGAGTCTTTCCGGAGCCGAACTCTCCGAATACCTCCGTTATGGCCTGGGTCTCGACTCCGCCGCCGATGAGTTTGTCAAGGCTCTTGCTTCCTGTGGAGACCTTGCCTATGATGCTCCGCTTTGCCATGTACTCATCGGCACGCATGAATGTCCCGATGTTTGCCGCTTCCCTCGCGGCTTGGATTATCTTGAGGGCGGCACCCTCACTTATGCCGGCTATCTCCTTGAGCTCCATTGGGGAGGCAACTGCAATGGCCTCGATGCTATCGTAGCCAGCATCCCGAAGTTTCTCGGCGGTGGCGGGGCCCACCCCAGGCAGGTCCTCAAGGTTTTTAGCGGTGGAGGCCGCTTTACTCTTAGTTGAACTGGAGGAGGTCTCTTCCACAACATCGAGCTCTTCAAATTCATCAAGCTCTTTTATTTCATCTTTGGCACTCTTTTTCTTAGCCATGAAGTCTCACCCACCGAAACTACCTTTGGTGGGGGTAAAGATTGGAAGGTTATATACTTTTCTTTTTATAGGACCCGACGGGGG includes the following:
- the nucS gene encoding endonuclease NucS — encoded protein: MSGEKVLVSTNPSTEELVNIVDSALLEGDVLTIFARCRVHYDGRAKSELGSGDRVILIKPDGSFLIHQAKKREPVNWQPPGSRVRLELREDPILVSVRKKPREILEVELEDVYMVSAFRAEDYEELSLTGSESEMAEMIFGSPELIEPGFRPLFREKQIRHGIVDILGKDSRDNLVVLELKRRRAELHAVSQLKRYVETLVEENGGNVRGILVAPSLTSGARRLLEKEGLEFRKLEPPRRTGAGKGRQTTLL
- the radA gene encoding DNA repair and recombination protein RadA; protein product: MAKKKSAKDEIKELDEFEELDVVEETSSSSTKSKAASTAKNLEDLPGVGPATAEKLRDAGYDSIEAIAVASPMELKEIAGISEGAALKIIQAAREAANIGTFMRADEYMAKRSIIGKVSTGSKSLDKLIGGGVETQAITEVFGEFGSGKTQLAHTLAVMVQLPHEEGGLHGSVVWIDTENTFRPERIRQIAENRGLDPDEVLKNIYVARAFNSNHQMLLIERAEEIIKEKAETDRPVKLLIVDSLMAHFRSEYVGRGTLAERQQKLAKHLSDLHRIADLYDIAVFVTNQVQAKPDAFFGDPTRPVGGHILAHSATLRIYLRKGKAGKRVARLIDSPHLPEGEAIFRITEKGAED